The proteins below are encoded in one region of Mycobacterium pseudokansasii:
- a CDS encoding MbtH family protein: MSTNPFDDETGAFVVLANDEEQHSLWPTFVEIPAGWRTVYGEASRADCLQYVEEHWTDMRPKSLREAVNSGRSG; this comes from the coding sequence ATGAGCACCAATCCCTTCGATGACGAGACCGGCGCCTTCGTCGTTCTGGCCAACGACGAAGAGCAGCACAGCCTGTGGCCCACATTCGTCGAGATCCCCGCCGGCTGGCGCACGGTGTACGGCGAGGCCAGCCGGGCGGATTGTCTGCAATACGTCGAGGAACACTGGACCGACATGCGGCCCAAAAGCCTGCGTGAGGCGGTCAATTCGGGGCGGTCTGGTTAG